One genomic window of Methyloterricola oryzae includes the following:
- the rluB gene encoding 23S rRNA pseudouridine(2605) synthase RluB, whose translation MSQPRRPKAKKPTHPSEPPALIPSEDGERLQKVLAHAGLGSRREIEEWIRNGELQVNGQVAKLGERWRVGDHVTLRGRVVKLERRVMAPTRVLVYHKPTGELVTRRDPEGRPVVFTQLPRLETGRWIAIGRLDINTQGLLLVTNNGELANRLMHPSQQIEREYAVRVLGQISEATLERLRTGVELEDGPAHFESIEEAGGEGANHWYHVVLKEGRNRIVRRLWESQQVAVSRLIRIRFGDIRLPPRLKARTFYELNAKELEEMLRAAGLPVPPKPERERRAVPGGRRQRR comes from the coding sequence ATGTCCCAGCCGAGACGGCCGAAAGCCAAGAAACCGACACATCCGTCTGAACCCCCGGCGCTGATCCCTTCGGAGGACGGCGAGCGCTTGCAGAAAGTGCTGGCCCATGCGGGGCTGGGTTCACGCCGCGAGATCGAGGAATGGATACGCAACGGCGAGCTTCAGGTGAACGGCCAGGTGGCCAAGCTTGGCGAACGCTGGCGGGTGGGTGACCACGTCACCCTGCGCGGCCGCGTCGTCAAGCTGGAGCGGCGCGTGATGGCCCCCACGCGGGTCTTGGTCTACCACAAGCCCACCGGTGAGCTGGTTACCCGGCGCGATCCGGAAGGGCGCCCAGTGGTGTTCACCCAACTGCCCCGCCTGGAGACCGGCCGCTGGATCGCCATCGGACGCTTGGACATCAACACCCAGGGGCTGCTGCTGGTGACCAATAACGGCGAACTGGCCAACCGCTTGATGCACCCTTCTCAGCAGATCGAGCGGGAATACGCGGTGCGCGTGCTCGGCCAGATCAGCGAGGCGACTTTGGAACGCCTGAGGACGGGTGTGGAACTGGAAGATGGCCCGGCCCATTTCGAATCCATCGAAGAGGCTGGCGGCGAAGGCGCCAACCACTGGTATCACGTGGTCTTGAAGGAAGGGCGCAACCGGATCGTGCGCCGCTTGTGGGAGTCTCAGCAGGTGGCGGTGAGCCGCCTGATCCGCATCCGCTTTGGCGACATCCGGCTGCCGCCGCGACTCAAGGCACGGACCTTCTACGAGTTGAACGCCAAGGAACTGGAGGAGATGCTCCGGGCGGCGGGATTGCCGGTTCCGCCAAAGCCGGAACGGGAGCGGCGAGCCGTGCCCGGCGGGCGCCGGCAGCGCCGCTGA
- the scpB gene encoding SMC-Scp complex subunit ScpB — MELKTIIEAALFTAQRPLSVGDLQNLFAEGEQPEAAEVRAALAELGQEFAGRPLELKEVASGFRFQVREALSPWISRLFEERPARYSKAFLETLAIIAYRQPVTRGEIEDIRGVSVSTLIIRGLLEREWVQVVGHKEVPGRPALYATTRQFLDYFNLRTLNDLPPLQTFLDQLAPAADPPLASELPHDHVPAETAESQETDTSV, encoded by the coding sequence ATGGAACTTAAGACCATCATCGAGGCCGCCCTGTTCACGGCTCAGCGCCCGCTGAGCGTCGGCGATTTGCAGAACTTGTTCGCCGAGGGCGAGCAGCCGGAGGCGGCCGAGGTACGCGCCGCCTTGGCCGAACTCGGGCAGGAGTTCGCGGGGCGTCCGCTGGAGCTGAAGGAGGTGGCCTCCGGATTCCGCTTCCAGGTGCGCGAGGCCCTGTCGCCCTGGATCTCTCGCCTGTTCGAGGAGCGGCCCGCGCGTTATTCCAAGGCATTCCTGGAGACCCTGGCCATCATCGCCTACCGCCAGCCGGTGACCCGTGGCGAGATCGAGGACATACGAGGCGTGAGCGTCTCGACCCTCATCATCAGGGGTCTGCTGGAGCGCGAGTGGGTGCAGGTGGTCGGGCACAAGGAAGTCCCTGGGCGGCCCGCACTGTATGCCACCACCCGGCAGTTCCTCGATTATTTCAACCTGCGTACCCTCAACGATTTGCCGCCCTTACAAACCTTTCTGGATCAGCTGGCTCCCGCCGCCGATCCGCCCCTAGCCAGCGAACTTCCGCACGACCATGTCCCAGCCGAGACGGCCGAAAGCCAAGAAACCGACACATCCGTCTGA
- a CDS encoding putative lipoprotein — translation MTRPLHWLALALPLALYGCSFSDSSKSSSDSGSSLSDSASSPSGWLSDSSKTDKQRYQTDVRDYTAEYTQASSGSLAGYRAKVATLAEKYGIIDWENDQETYVAIGQGLRKAGLKGPQYDAFKNSLGGTPERMQAIDRGYR, via the coding sequence ATGACCCGACCCTTGCATTGGCTTGCGCTGGCCTTGCCGCTGGCTCTGTACGGCTGTTCCTTTTCCGATAGCTCGAAAAGTTCTTCGGACTCGGGCTCCAGTCTGTCCGACTCGGCATCCAGTCCGTCCGGTTGGCTCTCCGACTCGTCCAAGACCGACAAGCAACGCTACCAGACCGACGTACGCGATTACACCGCCGAGTACACCCAGGCATCCTCGGGCAGCCTCGCTGGATATCGCGCCAAGGTCGCCACGCTGGCCGAAAAATACGGCATCATCGACTGGGAAAACGATCAGGAGACCTACGTGGCCATCGGCCAGGGCTTGAGAAAAGCGGGTCTCAAGGGACCACAGTACGATGCCTTCAAGAATTCCCTGGGCGGCACGCCGGAGCGCATGCAGGCCATCGACCGCGGCTACCGTTAA
- a CDS encoding GGDEF domain-containing protein yields MYTETGNLAILSSVRTNRKSVLADQPFHEMTLALQTTLELEQLLAIFSSHLQEVVKHEGYTYAMEKDGIEVSSSKSGRHACSYDLLLHDLDLGQLRLTRNKRFSELELATVEAYLCRLLFPLRNALQYREAMESAYLDSLTRTRNRGALASVFQREWELARRHQNPLSVILVDVDHFKRINDLFGHQQGDRVLQKVADCLKQTVRGSDIVFRYGGEEFIILLSSTPEDGAFQLAERIRHTLESMVPVTDGDGPQRVTASFGVATLDASESKEGLLHRADLAMYEAKERGRNQVCLARGA; encoded by the coding sequence ATGTACACCGAAACCGGCAATCTGGCGATTCTCTCGAGCGTGAGGACAAACAGGAAAAGTGTGCTGGCGGACCAGCCTTTTCACGAAATGACGCTGGCCCTGCAAACCACGCTGGAACTGGAGCAATTGCTAGCAATCTTCAGCAGTCATCTGCAGGAGGTCGTCAAGCACGAGGGCTACACCTACGCCATGGAGAAAGATGGCATCGAAGTTTCCAGCAGCAAGAGCGGGCGCCATGCCTGCAGCTACGATCTGCTGCTGCACGACTTGGACCTGGGGCAGCTGCGTCTCACGCGGAACAAGCGCTTCAGCGAACTGGAACTGGCTACCGTCGAAGCCTATCTCTGCCGCCTGTTGTTTCCCCTGCGCAATGCCCTGCAGTATCGCGAGGCCATGGAATCCGCCTACCTGGATTCATTGACCCGGACCCGTAACCGGGGCGCCCTGGCCTCGGTATTCCAGCGGGAATGGGAACTGGCGCGCCGCCACCAGAACCCGCTCTCGGTGATCCTAGTGGATGTGGATCATTTCAAGCGCATCAACGATTTGTTCGGACACCAGCAGGGCGACCGCGTGCTGCAAAAAGTGGCCGACTGTCTGAAACAGACGGTGCGCGGGTCGGATATCGTGTTTCGCTATGGCGGCGAGGAATTCATCATCCTCCTCAGCAGTACCCCGGAAGACGGCGCATTCCAACTGGCGGAACGCATACGCCACACCCTGGAATCCATGGTTCCGGTAACCGACGGCGACGGCCCGCAGCGGGTCACCGCCAGCTTTGGCGTGGCGACCCTGGACGCCAGCGAAAGCAAGGAGGGTCTGCTGCACCGCGCCGACCTGGCCATGTACGAGGCCAAGGAGCGTGGCCGCAACCAGGTTTGCCTGGCCCGCGGAGCCTGA
- a CDS encoding flagellar hook-length control protein FliK → MEIRLTTALQPIQPSKAISSLLERLRPGENISAVVEAQLAEDSFLLKLSDGGETLRARSQLNLTPGQTLKLEVVKLGTTPELKIVPQEAAQTQDSPETVAIQQAFRQFLPKQLQLADLASGLREALKPPAAEAAPPLPEPLRNLVKSVLDALPQKSGLVTPDGLKQAAEDSGLFLEARLAAQPEAAAQLSGRDLKGNLLALNEALKVLIKSAEGKPAPAPTAPTAPQPTGAETGADAKVTDRPSSAPQPAATAKPTAPGTALLPQAAADAGKTTAGPAANTPTGARPLPAEPEARAPISPALAAKPEEITQRAESAALPEVAKPSGSSPPPMTDGQAAATPGKTAILPESAHAGAAPKPGETGSGKPQPEAPPASSTPPPKTAPELPAALRDNRVIVQLASQLPLPEAPQPAAGERAQAAPPAATAPEAQVPQRQEPTPRAEPPFGKDTAVRTQATLPPPNESALNEALTIKSLHQRTEGAIARIVLDQLASLPQAEGKPMVWQMEIPFTDDGRSDTAKLKVVRENPHEAQSGQAFWSVILELSPPGLGTIHSRINLCGDYVNTYFWSDEGSTAHLIQDHLDLLAARMQQAGLNVGEINTLPGAPAEGTTASPPATTLVDERA, encoded by the coding sequence GTGGAAATCCGTCTCACCACCGCCCTTCAGCCCATACAGCCCTCCAAGGCGATCTCCAGCCTGCTGGAGCGCCTGCGCCCGGGCGAGAACATCAGCGCGGTGGTGGAAGCGCAACTGGCCGAGGACAGCTTTCTGCTCAAGCTGAGCGACGGCGGCGAGACCCTGCGCGCCCGTAGCCAGTTGAACCTCACGCCAGGCCAGACCCTGAAGCTGGAAGTGGTCAAACTGGGTACGACGCCGGAACTCAAGATCGTGCCGCAGGAGGCCGCACAGACTCAGGATTCCCCGGAGACAGTGGCCATCCAGCAGGCCTTCCGCCAGTTCCTGCCGAAACAGTTGCAATTGGCGGATCTGGCGTCCGGCCTGCGTGAAGCGCTCAAGCCGCCCGCCGCCGAAGCCGCCCCCCCGCTGCCCGAGCCCCTGCGCAACCTGGTCAAATCCGTGCTGGATGCCCTGCCGCAGAAAAGCGGGCTGGTGACACCGGATGGATTGAAGCAGGCGGCGGAAGATTCCGGCCTGTTTCTCGAGGCTCGCCTCGCCGCTCAGCCGGAAGCGGCCGCTCAGTTGAGCGGGCGTGATCTCAAAGGGAACCTGCTGGCCCTCAACGAGGCCTTGAAGGTGCTGATCAAATCGGCCGAGGGGAAGCCCGCGCCCGCGCCCACCGCCCCCACCGCCCCCCAGCCGACCGGCGCAGAGACGGGAGCGGATGCAAAGGTGACGGACCGCCCTTCATCCGCGCCGCAGCCTGCGGCAACGGCAAAACCAACTGCGCCGGGGACAGCGCTCTTGCCCCAGGCGGCGGCCGATGCAGGCAAAACCACGGCAGGCCCCGCGGCAAACACCCCAACTGGCGCGAGGCCGCTGCCGGCCGAACCGGAGGCGCGCGCGCCGATCAGTCCGGCGCTTGCGGCAAAGCCCGAGGAAATCACGCAGCGCGCCGAATCCGCAGCGCTTCCAGAGGTGGCCAAGCCCAGCGGGTCCAGCCCGCCCCCGATGACCGACGGGCAAGCTGCGGCCACCCCGGGCAAGACGGCCATCCTCCCGGAATCCGCTCACGCCGGCGCAGCGCCCAAGCCGGGCGAAACCGGCTCCGGCAAGCCACAGCCGGAGGCGCCCCCTGCCTCTAGCACGCCCCCTCCCAAGACCGCGCCGGAACTACCCGCTGCGCTCAGGGATAACCGGGTCATCGTGCAACTCGCTAGCCAGCTGCCCCTGCCCGAGGCGCCCCAACCGGCTGCCGGCGAGCGGGCCCAAGCGGCGCCTCCTGCGGCCACGGCTCCGGAAGCGCAGGTCCCGCAGCGCCAGGAACCGACACCACGCGCCGAGCCCCCGTTTGGCAAGGACACAGCGGTCCGCACTCAGGCCACGCTGCCGCCTCCGAACGAGAGTGCGTTGAACGAGGCCTTGACCATCAAATCCCTGCACCAGCGCACCGAGGGCGCCATCGCGCGCATCGTGCTGGACCAACTGGCCTCGCTGCCCCAAGCCGAGGGCAAGCCCATGGTCTGGCAGATGGAGATCCCATTCACAGACGACGGCCGCTCGGACACCGCCAAGCTAAAGGTCGTCCGCGAGAACCCCCACGAGGCTCAATCCGGCCAGGCCTTCTGGTCGGTCATACTGGAACTGTCACCACCGGGCCTGGGCACCATACACAGCCGCATCAACCTGTGCGGAGACTACGTGAACACCTATTTCTGGAGCGATGAGGGCAGCACGGCACACCTCATCCAGGACCATCTCGACCTGCTGGCCGCGCGCATGCAGCAGGCAGGCCTGAACGTGGGCGAAATCAACACGCTGCCCGGCGCGCCGGCGGAAGGCACGACGGCAAGCCCCCCCGCCACTACTTTGGTGGACGAACGCGCATGA
- a CDS encoding autotransporter strand-loop-strand O-heptosyltransferase translates to MSKKRQQHGRRNRPPIPARPSANVCKVHFVDGAFFEVLGAIQDRYQVQFIDAETGQVVHQDVIGNNHWVRTARKFFTRWHIRVTRAENDFPVFEHHYDCSGQRVYVAMESKSLGDTLAWLPAVEEFRLAHGCRMICSTFMNGLFREAYPEIEFVEPGTTVHNLYAMYRLGLFYFPDGRPDLDRNLGNVRERPLGKAAFDILGLDYQEIRPRLYAPEQPRPVQGKYVCIGVHSTAQAKYWNNPTGWKELVDYLDNHGYQVLLLSKEGIEHMGNRVPDGVTPVPAGPIATIVNYLRHADLFVGVGSGLSWLAWTVGCPTCLISGFSYPYSEPESLIRVFPQGEVCTGCFNRYKLDPGDWNWCPDHKGSERMFECSRRITSREVIAAITPHLQP, encoded by the coding sequence ATGAGCAAGAAACGCCAGCAGCACGGCCGGCGCAACCGCCCCCCGATTCCGGCCCGTCCCAGTGCCAACGTTTGTAAGGTCCACTTCGTCGACGGCGCATTCTTCGAGGTGCTCGGCGCCATTCAGGACCGCTACCAGGTGCAGTTCATCGACGCGGAAACTGGCCAGGTGGTACACCAGGATGTCATCGGCAACAACCACTGGGTGCGCACGGCGCGCAAGTTCTTTACCCGCTGGCATATTCGCGTGACGCGGGCGGAAAATGACTTCCCGGTGTTCGAGCATCACTATGACTGCAGCGGTCAGCGCGTCTATGTGGCCATGGAGTCAAAATCCCTCGGCGATACCCTGGCCTGGCTGCCCGCAGTCGAGGAATTCCGCCTCGCGCACGGCTGCCGCATGATCTGCTCAACGTTCATGAACGGCTTGTTCCGCGAAGCCTACCCGGAAATCGAATTCGTCGAACCCGGAACCACGGTGCACAATCTCTATGCCATGTACCGCCTGGGCCTGTTTTATTTTCCGGATGGCCGTCCCGATCTGGACCGCAATCTTGGCAATGTGCGGGAGCGACCTCTGGGCAAGGCGGCCTTCGATATCCTCGGTCTGGACTATCAGGAAATCCGCCCCAGGCTATACGCGCCCGAGCAGCCCAGGCCCGTCCAAGGCAAATATGTGTGCATCGGCGTGCATTCCACGGCCCAGGCGAAATACTGGAACAACCCCACAGGATGGAAGGAACTCGTGGACTACCTGGACAACCACGGCTATCAGGTCCTGCTCCTCTCGAAGGAAGGCATAGAGCACATGGGAAACCGGGTGCCCGATGGCGTCACCCCGGTTCCGGCAGGCCCCATTGCCACCATCGTCAACTACCTGCGCCACGCGGACCTGTTCGTCGGCGTGGGCAGCGGGCTTTCCTGGCTGGCCTGGACAGTCGGCTGCCCCACCTGCCTGATCAGCGGGTTCTCCTACCCCTACTCGGAACCGGAGAGCCTGATCCGGGTGTTTCCGCAGGGCGAGGTTTGCACCGGATGCTTCAACCGCTACAAACTGGATCCTGGCGACTGGAACTGGTGTCCCGACCACAAGGGCAGCGAGCGCATGTTCGAATGTTCGCGCCGCATTACGTCTCGAGAGGTCATCGCAGCCATCACGCCCCATCTGCAACCGTGA
- a CDS encoding EscU/YscU/HrcU family type III secretion system export apparatus switch protein, translating to MNKLINPPDIAVALSYDGNHAPRVTAKGSGTVAEQIIELAREHDIPLHTDPALVKVLSNVPLGDEIPRELYLAIAEVIAFAYLLSGKTPTD from the coding sequence ATGAACAAGCTGATCAATCCGCCCGACATCGCCGTCGCCCTCTCCTACGATGGCAACCATGCACCCCGGGTCACCGCCAAGGGCAGCGGCACGGTGGCCGAGCAGATCATCGAACTGGCGCGTGAGCATGACATCCCGCTGCACACCGACCCTGCCCTGGTCAAAGTACTGTCCAACGTGCCCTTGGGAGATGAAATCCCGCGGGAACTGTATCTGGCCATTGCCGAGGTGATCGCGTTCGCCTATCTCTTGTCAGGAAAAACCCCCACAGACTGA